The following DNA comes from Streptomyces sp. NBC_00690.
CCAGTGGGGGTTCTGGAGCACCGCTTGGATCGCACCGGCGCGGGATCGGGGCGAACCGAACGCGCCGCCGAGGAAGCGGACCGCCCCGGAGTCGGGCTTGCGCAGACCGAGTGCGATGGACCCGGTGGTGGTCTTGCCCGAACCCGACTCGCCGACGAGGCCGAGGGTCTCACCGGCGTGGATGTCGAAGGAGACCGAATCCATCGCGGTCACGGAGCGCCTGGATCGGCCCCGGCCCGAGGAGAACACCACCCGGACCTCTTCGAGTTCGAGTACGGCCCGTGGCGGAGTCGGTGCAGTGCTCATCGGGTCGCCTCCGCCCGGTGGATCGGACTGGATCCGAGGGGCGTGCTCGCCTCGGGTGCCAACGGGTCGGGGTGGTGGCATGCGACCGTACGACCGGCGACGACACGGGCCGCCGGACGGTCGGTCCTGCACAGTTCGGTAGCTCGGTCACAGCGCGGGGCGAAAACACAGCCGTCGAGTCGGACATCGGGCGTCGGTGGGCCGCCGCTGATCGTGCGAAGCCGCTCGCCCGAGGTCGCTCGGGCCGGATCGGTGTCCGACAGGGCTGCGGTGTACGGGTGTCGGGGTGAGGTGAGCACCTCGTCGGCGGCTCCGTCCTCGACGACGCGACCGCCGTACATGACCACGGTCCGTTCACACCAGCGGGTCACGCCGGCGAGGTCGTGACTGAGCCACAGCACGGTGGTCCCGTGCTCCGAGGCGAGGGAGAAGATCAGTCGTAGCACCTCTGCCCTCACCTGGCTGTCGAGGGCTGCGGTCGGCTCGTCGGCGATCAGCAGATCGGGTTCGCGGGCCATGACCATGGCGACGGCCACGCGTTGGGCCATGCCGCCCGAGATCTCGTGCGGGTAGAGCCGCAACACCCGTTCCGGGTCGTGGATCAGGACCCTGTCGAGCATGGCGCCCAATTCGCTCTCGCTGGGCTTGCGGGCGGTCCCACGGCCCGAGCGCAGCGCGAGTCGTAGCTGTCGGCCGATCCGCAGGGTGGGGTTGAGCGCACCGACGGGGTCCTGGGCGATCAGGCCCAGTCGCTGGCGGCGTAGCAGTGCGATGCGTTCGGCCGGCAGGTCCAGTACGGATTCGCCGTCCACGAGGACCCGACCGCGCGGATACCGGGTCGCAGCCGGCAACAGCCGTCCGATCACGAGCCCTAGGGTGGACTTGCCCGAACCGCTCTCGCCGACGATGCCGACGCGTTCGCCGCGGTTGACCGTCAGGTCGACACCGTCGAGGGCCCGTACGGTCCGTTGCGGGGTGTGGTACTCGGCGACGAGGTCCTCAATGGACAACAACGGGGCTTCGGTTCCGGGGGGTGACGCCATCGGACGGCCCCGAAGGGTGTCGGGTGCAGTGTCGGGAGGAGGTGTACCGGCGGTCATGTCAGCGACCTCGTCTCTCGCGGTTCGAATCGGTCGCGCAGGCTGTCACCGATGAGGTTGATCGAGACGATCGCCGCGACCAGCACCACACCGGGCGCCACGATCAGCCATGGGGCGTTGACCATGTACAGGCTGCCTTCCTGGATCAACAGGCCCAGGGAGGCATCGGGGAGTTGGACCCCGTAGCCGAGGAAGCTCAGTCCGCCCTCGACCAGGATTCCGACCGACAGTGCGTAGGTCCCGTGGACGGCGATGGTGCCGGACACATTGGACAGGACGTGTCGTCGCATGATCGTGGTCGTCGAGACGCCGCTGATCCTGGCCGCGACGACGAAGTCGCGCTGGGCGACCGAGCGGGCCGCCGTTCCGACCATCCGGGTCATGAGCGGAACCGTCACCAGCACGATGCTGGCGAGCGCGGCGATCCTGCCGGGGCCGATCACCGCGGCGACCAGGACGGCCAGCACGATCGCCGGGAAGGAGTAGAGCACTTCGCCCGCTCTCATGATGAGACCGGCCGTCCGTCCGCCCCGGTAACCGGCCACGATACCCAGTGCCGTACTGATGATCGCGGTGCACAGCACCGCCACGGACGACAGCAGAAGGGTGGTGCCCACCCCCTGGAGCAGCCGGGGGAGCAGGGACCGGCCGAGGTTGTCCGTGCCCAGTGGCAGGCCGCCGCCCGGGGGTGAGAGCCGCTGTCCCACGGTGGCGTCGGGTGCGCCTCCCACTCCGATGAGTTGGCCGGCCAGGGTGACGACGATCAGGAGGGCCAGCAGCCATACGGCACCCCGGAACAGTGAGTCGAATCCGCCCATGGCCAGTACCCGCCGCAGTCGCCCTCGTGATGTGGATCGGGTTTCGGTACTCATGCTCCGTCCTTTCCGGCTGCGGTGTCGATGCGGGGATCGATCACCGCGCTGACCAGGTCGACCAGGAGGTTCATGACGATGAAGACGGCTGCGGCCAGGAGCACTCCGGCCTGCACGATCGCGTAGTCGCGGCGATCGAGGCCGTCCACGAGGTACGAGCCGAGACCGGGCAGGTTGAAGAGGCGCTCCACGATCACCGTGCCGCCCAGCAGATATGCCGTGAGCGTGCCGACGAGGGTCAGGACGGGGATCGAGGCGTTGCGAAGGATGTGGTGGCGCACGATGAACCCCTTGGACTCCCCCCGGGCGACGGCGGCGGCCACATGGGGTTCCACCAGGACGCCCATGACCGCATCCCGTGTGGTGCGAGCGGTCACGGCGACGCAGAACACCGAGAGGACGGCGCCGGGCAGCAGCATCGAGGTGACCGAGCCGACCGGGTCCTGTGACCAGGGGACGTACACGCCGACGGTGAGTCCGAGGCTGTACCGGGTGAAGAGGAAGAGCACCAGAGTGCCGAGGACGAACTCGGGGACGCTCATTCCCAGGCTGCTGACCAGCCGCCCCACGATGGCACCCCTGCCGCTCCCGACGCTGCGGATTCCGGTCAGCACACCGAGGGGAATGCCGATGAGGAGGATGAAGACGAGTGCCAGGGTGGTGAGGAGCACTGTCACCGGGAGCCGAACGGCAAGTTCCTGGCCGACCGGCGTGCCACTGGCCAGGGACGTTCCGAAGTCGCCCTGCACGGAATTGAGCAGCCAGTGCCCGTACTGCTCCACGACGGGTCCGTCGAGCCCGAACTTCTCGGCGGCTGCCTTCTTCGCCTCCGGGGTGGCGAGGGGGCCGAGGACGAGATCCGTATAACTCCCGGGCATGGCCCGGACCGCCGCGAAGATCAGGACGGAGACGCCGAGCATGGTGAGGGCCGCCACCCCGACCTGTTGGACGAAGCGTTGGAAGGGGCGCAGCGCCCTGCGGACGCCGGCCCAGGGTGAGGCGGGCGAAGTGCCTGGCTGTGCGGTGAGGGTGAGGTTCGGCATCGCTGGCTACTTCGCTGACGGGAGCGTGAAGTCGACGATGTTGCGCAGGATGTTGCCGTATCCCTCGTTGCTGTGGAGGGTGGGGCTCACCTTGTCCGTGCGGTAGCCGATGACGGCCGGACGGGTGACCAGCGGCAGCAGGGCCGCATTCGTGTCGACGCGTTCACACACCTCGGTCAGGCTGGTGTTGCGAGCACTGCCCGCGGGCTGCCCACTCGCCTTGTCGATCAGCTTGTTCAGCTCGACGTCGTTGTTGAGGAAGGCGGCGGAGAAGCCCGCCACCTCGGGATTCCACCAGCGGGTGACCATCGCCGGATCCACGTAGCCGGCGAACCAGCTGATGGCGAGGTCGAAGTCGGGCTTCTCACCGTAGATTTTGGAGATGTAGGTGCTGGTGTCGTACTTGAGTATCTTCACCGTCACACCGGCCTTGGCGTACTGCTGCTGGATCACCTGGGCGATCTGAGCGTTGGCCGGTTCCGAGTTGTACACCGCGAGCCGGAGCGTGAGGTCCTTGAAGCCGGCTTCCTTGAGGGCGGCTTGGAGCGCTTGCTTGGCGGAGGATGTACCGGCTTCTGCCCCGGGGAGCTTCGTCGGGTCACAGGCGCCCGGCAGCACGGTGGGGGTCACCCCCGTCGGCTGGGTCTTTCCGCCGAAGGCGACGGACGCTATCTGCCCTCGGTCCAGCGCGCTGTTCAGGGCGAATCGCACCTTCTGGTTTGCCAGGGGTGAGTTCTTGTTCTTGGCGTTCTGGATCAGATAGTAGAAGTCGCTATTGCGCTGACTGACCGCCTTGGCATTTCTGGTTCCGGCCAACTGATCAAGCGTGTCGACGTTGTTGAAGAATACGAAGTCGGCGCTGCCGTTTCTGAGGGCGGCGAGTCGTGTGGTCTCCTGCGGAACGATTTTCACGTTGAGTTCGGAGATTCTCAATCGCGCCGCGTCACGGTAGCTGGTACTCGGGGCGAACACCCAGTGCTGGTCCTGCTTGTGTTCCTTTACGGTGAACGGGCCTGTGCCCAGCATCTCCTTCTTGAGGTCCAGCGAACCGTCGTTCACCTCCTTCATGGGAAGGATGGCCGCCGGGGTGTTCGCCAGCGCGGCGAGGAATGGGGTGTAGGCACGGCTGAGCTTCACCGTCACCTGGTCGGGACCGGTGGCCTTCACCGATGCGACGGGGCCGAGCTGGCGGGCGTACGGCGCGGGCAACTTCAGCAGGCGCTGGAGGCTGCCGACCACATCGGCCGTCGTCAGTGCGCGCCCGTTGGAGAACGTGACGCCCTTGCGCAGGGTGAAGACGTAGGTCGTCGCGTCGGGCTGGGTCCAGGAACTCGCGAGGAGCGGCTTGATGGAGAAGTCGGGACCGACGGTCACCAGCGGTTCGTAGACCAGGGAGCCGAGGGACCAGGAGCGGGCGGTGTCGGCGGACTGGGGGTCGAGGCCGTCCTCTTCCACCGAGTCGTAGTCGAGTTGCACGGTCAGCGGGCCGCGCCCCGTAGCGGAAGTGTCCGCCACGGCGAGGAAACCGGCCTTCTTCGGGGACTTCGTGGCCTCGGTCGCGGCGGGCGCAGAGCAGGAGGTGATGAGAGCCGACAGGGCGGCGGTGCATCCTATGGTGACGATTAGTCTCCGCACAGGGCCGCCTCCTTTCCGAAAAGGATGGGCCGGATCGTTCCGGCATGGGGGAAAATTAGCCCCCTTGAAATGGCCTGTCAACGACTTGTGCAAGGAAAATTGATAG
Coding sequences within:
- a CDS encoding ABC transporter ATP-binding protein; amino-acid sequence: MASPPGTEAPLLSIEDLVAEYHTPQRTVRALDGVDLTVNRGERVGIVGESGSGKSTLGLVIGRLLPAATRYPRGRVLVDGESVLDLPAERIALLRRQRLGLIAQDPVGALNPTLRIGRQLRLALRSGRGTARKPSESELGAMLDRVLIHDPERVLRLYPHEISGGMAQRVAVAMVMAREPDLLIADEPTAALDSQVRAEVLRLIFSLASEHGTTVLWLSHDLAGVTRWCERTVVMYGGRVVEDGAADEVLTSPRHPYTAALSDTDPARATSGERLRTISGGPPTPDVRLDGCVFAPRCDRATELCRTDRPAARVVAGRTVACHHPDPLAPEASTPLGSSPIHRAEATR
- a CDS encoding ABC transporter permease encodes the protein MSTETRSTSRGRLRRVLAMGGFDSLFRGAVWLLALLIVVTLAGQLIGVGGAPDATVGQRLSPPGGGLPLGTDNLGRSLLPRLLQGVGTTLLLSSVAVLCTAIISTALGIVAGYRGGRTAGLIMRAGEVLYSFPAIVLAVLVAAVIGPGRIAALASIVLVTVPLMTRMVGTAARSVAQRDFVVAARISGVSTTTIMRRHVLSNVSGTIAVHGTYALSVGILVEGGLSFLGYGVQLPDASLGLLIQEGSLYMVNAPWLIVAPGVVLVAAIVSINLIGDSLRDRFEPRETRSLT
- a CDS encoding ABC transporter permease, which codes for MPNLTLTAQPGTSPASPWAGVRRALRPFQRFVQQVGVAALTMLGVSVLIFAAVRAMPGSYTDLVLGPLATPEAKKAAAEKFGLDGPVVEQYGHWLLNSVQGDFGTSLASGTPVGQELAVRLPVTVLLTTLALVFILLIGIPLGVLTGIRSVGSGRGAIVGRLVSSLGMSVPEFVLGTLVLFLFTRYSLGLTVGVYVPWSQDPVGSVTSMLLPGAVLSVFCVAVTARTTRDAVMGVLVEPHVAAAVARGESKGFIVRHHILRNASIPVLTLVGTLTAYLLGGTVIVERLFNLPGLGSYLVDGLDRRDYAIVQAGVLLAAAVFIVMNLLVDLVSAVIDPRIDTAAGKDGA
- a CDS encoding ABC transporter substrate-binding protein, which codes for MRRLIVTIGCTAALSALITSCSAPAATEATKSPKKAGFLAVADTSATGRGPLTVQLDYDSVEEDGLDPQSADTARSWSLGSLVYEPLVTVGPDFSIKPLLASSWTQPDATTYVFTLRKGVTFSNGRALTTADVVGSLQRLLKLPAPYARQLGPVASVKATGPDQVTVKLSRAYTPFLAALANTPAAILPMKEVNDGSLDLKKEMLGTGPFTVKEHKQDQHWVFAPSTSYRDAARLRISELNVKIVPQETTRLAALRNGSADFVFFNNVDTLDQLAGTRNAKAVSQRNSDFYYLIQNAKNKNSPLANQKVRFALNSALDRGQIASVAFGGKTQPTGVTPTVLPGACDPTKLPGAEAGTSSAKQALQAALKEAGFKDLTLRLAVYNSEPANAQIAQVIQQQYAKAGVTVKILKYDTSTYISKIYGEKPDFDLAISWFAGYVDPAMVTRWWNPEVAGFSAAFLNNDVELNKLIDKASGQPAGSARNTSLTEVCERVDTNAALLPLVTRPAVIGYRTDKVSPTLHSNEGYGNILRNIVDFTLPSAK